The Rubricoccus marinus nucleotide sequence CACGGTGGACCGCTTGCGTCGGCGCATCGCGGGGGACTTGGATGTGATCTGCTTGATGGCGCTCCGAAAGGAGCCGGAGCGCCGGTACGCGTCGGTAGAGGCGCTCGTGGGCGACCTCAAGCGCCACGAGGAAAGCCTGCCGGTTCTCGCCCGGCCGGACACGGTGGGCTACCGCGCGCGCTCGTTTGCCCGCAGGCACCGCGTGGGGCTCCTGGCGGCCGCGACCTCTGGCGCGGTGATCGCGCTCGTGACGGCGGCGGCGTTTGTGCGCGTGGGCGCGGAGCGCGACCGAGCCGAGACCGAGGCGCAGACGTCCTCGGAGGTGTCGGCGTTGCTCGCGGGCATCTTCACCGGCGCCGATCCCACACAGACGCGGGGCGCCGACGTGACCGCGCGCGAGTTGCTCGCGGCGGGAATCGACCGCGTGCGAGCCGATCTAGCGGACGAGCCCGAGGTGCAAGCCCACATGCTCCACTCCATCGGCGACGTGTACTCCCGCTTGGACGAGTTCGAGGCGGCGGAGAGCGCGCTCGATGAGGCGCTCGCGTTACGCCGAAGGGTGCACGGGACGAACCACCCCAACGTGGGCGTAACGCTCGGCGCGCTCGGTCACTTGTACGAGCGGCAGGGGCGCTACGCCGACGCCAGAGGCGTCAACCAGCAGGCGTCCGATATTCTCCACGAGCACGCCGGTACGCACAAGGCCGAGCTCGCGGATGTGCTCCACAACCTCGCGCACTCCGAGATGCGGCTTGTCGAGGTGGAGAGCGCTCTGGCGCACATCGAGGAGGCCATCGCACTCAAGCGCGAGGTGTTTGGGCCGCGCTCTGCCGAGGTCGCGTACAGCATGAACGTGCTCGGCGACGTGCTGAACTTCGCGGACCGCCTGGACGAGTCCGAGGCCGTGCACCTCGAAACGCTCGCGATCCGCGAGGAGACCATCGGGACCGAGCACATGCACACGTCCCACACGTACCACAACCTCGCGGCGACCTATCGCGAGATGGAGCGCTGGCCCGAGGCCGAGCGCTTCTACCGCGAGGCGCTCCGCGTCAAGCGCATCCATTACGGCGAGGGCGGGCTGGAAACGGCGCAGACGGTCAGCCAACTCGGTTACTCCGTGGCCATGCAGGGCCGGTTCGATGAGGCGGAGCGGCTGCACAGCCAGGCGATCGCTACGGTCGGGCGCGTGGGCAACGCGAATGGCTCCATCGTGGCGCCCATGCTCGCCCGGCGCCGGGAGGTGCTGATGGAGGAGGGGCGGTACGCCGAGGCCGAGGCGGCCGGCCGCCAGGGGCTCCGCCTCTGGCGCGAGTCCATCGCCGAGCCGACGCCCTGGGTGCCCCGCTGGGTGCTGGGTATCGGCGCCGCCGTGGCCGCCCAGGGCCGGAACGCCGAAGCCGCCCGCCTCATCGAGCAAAGCCGCGGGCTGTGCAGCAGCCTGGCGCACGAGCGCCAGCGGCTCACCTGCGTTGCCGACGCCGACGCCGCGGCGGCAGACCTCGGCGCCTGAGAGCGCCTCGCCCCCAGTGTCTTGTCATCGCGAGCGAAGCGCGGCGATCTCGCGACGCCGACGCAGGCTTGGCGGAATGCCGTATCGCCGCGCTCCTCGCCAGAGGCCTGGCCTCTGGCGCCATTCGCGCGAGCTGGCCGCCAGAGGCCGCATCCACGGGGCGCAAACTGGCGATCTTCAGCGCCCTCTTCCCTCCCGATATGTCCACGCTTACTGCCGTCCGCAAAGGAAACGTCGTCGCGATCGCGTCCGAGGCGCTCACCACGTTTGAAGACACGCGCCTGCCGTTCGACAACGACGCGGCGCCCGAGAAGATTTTCGCCGTCGAGACGACGCAGGGCACGGCGTACGTGGGCGTGGTCGGGTACACGGCGCACTTCCTGGTGCTCAAGCAAGCCCTGGAAGACTTCTCCAGCAGCGACGAGGGGCTGGACCTGTCCTCGCGAGAGGCCGTCTTCGAGACGTTCCGCCAGCTCCATCCCATCCTGAAGGAGAGCTACTTCCTGCTCCCGGAGTCCGGCCAGGAAGGCGACCCGTACGAGTCCAGCCAGGCCTCGGTCCTGATCGCGAGCCCCGGCGGCATCTTCGGCGTGTACGACATGCGCGAGGTGCACGGCTACAAGCGCTACTGGGCGATGGGCTCCGGCTACCCGTACGCCCTCGGCGCGATGTGGGCGCGCTACGACGACCTGGAGCCGGGGCCTCTGGCGACGCTCGGCGCCGAGGCGGGCATCGCGTTCGACCGGTCGAGCGACGGCCCGGTCATGGTCTACGAGGTCGCGCTCGCACCAGGCGAGTAGGAGGTGCGGCCGGTCGCCTCTGGCGCCAGAGGCTAGGCGAGGATCGCGTCGATGCGCGCGATCTCGTCCTCCGCCAGAGGCGGCTGGGACAGCATCGCCACGGCCTCCTCGATCTGCTCCGCGCGGCTGGCGCCGATCAGTGTGGACGTGACCTCGGGGCGGCGGCGCGTCCACGCGAGCGCGAGCTGCGCCATGCTCTGGTTGCGCTCACGGGCAATCTCGCGGAGTGCGCGGACGATTCCAATGACGTCGTCCGTTACCTGGTCCTCGCGCAAGAAGCCCGAAGCCTTCGCGGCACGCGAGTCTTCCGGAATACCGTCCAGGTACTTGTCGGTCAGAAGTCCCTGCGCCAGAGGCGAGAACACGATGGCGCCGACGCCCTCGTCTTCCAGCACGCCAAACAGCTCGGCCTCTGGCGCGCGCTCCAACATGGAGTACTTGGGCTGGTGGATCAGGAGCGGTGCGCCCATGTCTTCCAGCAGTGCCGCCGCCTCGCGGGTGGCCTGGGGCGGGTAGTTGGAGATCCCCGTGTAGATAGCCTTGCCGGCGTGGACGGCGTGGGCCAGCGCGCCCATCGTTTCCGCCAGAGGCGTCTCGGGGTCGTAGCGGTGGCTGTAGAAGATGTCGACGTAGTCGATCCCCATGCGCGAGAGGCTCTGGTCCAGACTCGCGAGGAGGTACTTCCGCGATCCCCACTCGCCGTACGGCCCGGGCATCATGCGGTAGCCGGCTTTGGTCGAGATGAGAAGCTCGTCCCGGTACGGCGCGAGGTCTTCGGCGAGGATGCGGCCAAAGGTTGCCTCGGCGGAGCCAAACTCGGGGCCGTAGTTGTTCGCGAGGTCGAAGTGCGTGATGCCGAGGTCGAAGGCGCGGAGCGCCATCGCGCGGGCGTTCTCGTAGGGG carries:
- a CDS encoding serine/threonine-protein kinase gives rise to the protein MTPDLWSRVQDLFLAAQEQPEAQRANFVRREAAGDEPLAREVLSLLGVDASGVLEGSAVEALGDEGLREITSGLAVGERLGPYRIGEEIGRGGMGTVYRAERADGAFEQTVALKLVKRGMDTDAVLRRFEAERRILARLEHPGIARLLDGGQTRDGRPYLVMEYVEGEPITDYCDRQRLGVDARLALFRQVCEAVQYAHHRLVVHRDLKPGNVLVASGDAGPRVKLLDFGIARLLTDDAEEPLTVLTAPGQLLLTPEYAAPEQVLGGTISTATDVYALGVLLYELLTGRRPYTFDARTPGVIEHVVATVQPPRPSTVVGTPPDAPTPPEASGEADSARGARPSGTQSLRGDTMDTHGSTVDRLRRRIAGDLDVICLMALRKEPERRYASVEALVGDLKRHEESLPVLARPDTVGYRARSFARRHRVGLLAAATSGAVIALVTAAAFVRVGAERDRAETEAQTSSEVSALLAGIFTGADPTQTRGADVTARELLAAGIDRVRADLADEPEVQAHMLHSIGDVYSRLDEFEAAESALDEALALRRRVHGTNHPNVGVTLGALGHLYERQGRYADARGVNQQASDILHEHAGTHKAELADVLHNLAHSEMRLVEVESALAHIEEAIALKREVFGPRSAEVAYSMNVLGDVLNFADRLDESEAVHLETLAIREETIGTEHMHTSHTYHNLAATYREMERWPEAERFYREALRVKRIHYGEGGLETAQTVSQLGYSVAMQGRFDEAERLHSQAIATVGRVGNANGSIVAPMLARRREVLMEEGRYAEAEAAGRQGLRLWRESIAEPTPWVPRWVLGIGAAVAAQGRNAEAARLIEQSRGLCSSLAHERQRLTCVADADAAAADLGA
- a CDS encoding aldo/keto reductase translates to MLYRSAPPYAPAADRYSSMEYVRCGQSGLKLPPISLGLWHNFGSVDPYENARAMALRAFDLGITHFDLANNYGPEFGSAEATFGRILAEDLAPYRDELLISTKAGYRMMPGPYGEWGSRKYLLASLDQSLSRMGIDYVDIFYSHRYDPETPLAETMGALAHAVHAGKAIYTGISNYPPQATREAAALLEDMGAPLLIHQPKYSMLERAPEAELFGVLEDEGVGAIVFSPLAQGLLTDKYLDGIPEDSRAAKASGFLREDQVTDDVIGIVRALREIARERNQSMAQLALAWTRRRPEVTSTLIGASRAEQIEEAVAMLSQPPLAEDEIARIDAILA